A stretch of Scheffersomyces stipitis CBS 6054 chromosome 2, complete sequence DNA encodes these proteins:
- the DBP8 gene encoding Dead-Box Protein 8, ATP-dependent helicase involved in rRNA processing (go_funtion nucleic acid binding; helicase activity; ATP binding), whose translation MSFEDLGVSRWLSEALAAMKIHTPTAIQSGCIPKILSGHDCIGGAKTGSGKTIAFAAPMLTQWSEDPFGIFGLVLTPTRELALQIAEQFAALGASMNIKISVVVGGEDFVKQTLELQKKPHFVIATPGRLADHILNSGEETISGLRRIKYLVLDEADRLLSNSFGGDLERCFSVLPPSEKRQTCLFTATVTDAVRALKEKPPAQGKPPVFLHEVETVDQVAIPSTLSIKYVFVPSYVKEAYLNSILRLPQYEKSTAVIFVNRTTTAEVLRRTLRKLEFRVASLHSEMPQSERTNSVQRFKAGAARILIATDVASRGLDIPSVELVVNFDIPADPDDFIHRVGRTARAGRSGDAVTIIAEKDIDRIASIEERINKKMELLEEVTDDSVITDSLTATSVAKRESLMEMDKENFGEKRKINRKKRGLETEKIRVVKSKKEKSKKSLRQ comes from the coding sequence ATGTCTTTTGAGGATCTCGGAGTTTCCCGGTGGCTCTCGGAAGCCCTTGCGGCCATGAAGATCCATACACCAACAGCCATTCAGTCAGGATGTATACCCAAGATTCTTCTGGGACACGATTGTATAGGAGGTGCCAAAACAGGTAGTGGTAAGACAATCGCATTTGCTGCTCCTATGTTAACACAATGGTCTGAAGACCCCTTTGGAATTTTTGGCTTAGTTCTTACTCCTACTCGTGAGTTGGCACTTCAAATTGCTGAACAGTTCGCTGCCTTGGGAGCTTCCATGAATATCAAAATTAGTGTAGTTGTAGGAGGGGAAGACTTCGTCAAACAGACGCTTGAGCTCCAGAAAAAGCCTCATTTTGTCATAGCTACTCCTGGAAGATTGGCGGATCATATCTTGAACAGTGGAGAAGAAACGATCTCTGGACTCAGACGAATCAAGtatcttgtacttgatgAAGCAGACAGACTTTTGAGTAATAGCTTTGGTGGAGACTTGGAGAGGTGTTTTTCTGTCCTTCCGCCTTCTGAAAAGAGACAGACCTGTTTGTTCACAGCTACGGTAACTGATGCAGTTAGAGCGTTGAAGGAGAAGCCTCCGGCGCAAGGAAAACCTCCTGTATTCTTGCACGAAGTAGAAACCGTGGACCAAGTGGCCATCCCTTCGACTTTGTCTATCAAATACGTCTTTGTTCCTTCCTATGTCAAGGAAGCTTACTTAAACAGCATTCTCCGCTTGCCTCAGTACGAAAAGTCGACAGCGGTGATCTTTGTAAATAGAACCACCACGGCCGAAGTGTTGAGAAGAACACTCCGGAAGTTGGAGTTCCGAGTAGCTTCGTTGCACTCGGAGATGCCGCAGAGTGAAAGAACGAATTCTGTGCAACGTTTTAAAGCTGGTGCAGCCAGAATCTTGATTGCTACCGATGTGGCTTCTAGAGGGTTGGATATACCGTCTGTTGAATTAGTAGTAAACTTCGATATTCCAGCTGATCCCGACGATTTCATTCATAGGGTCGGTAGAACTGCCAGAGCAGGAAGAAGTGGTGATGCCGTTACTATAATCGCGGAAAAAGATATCGACAGAATCGCTTCTATCGAAGAGAGAATAAATAAGAAAATGGAGttattggaagaagtcacTGACGATAGTGTGATCACAGACTCGTTGACGGCAACTAGTGTGGCCAAAAGAGAGTCACTCATGGAGATGGACAAGGAGAATTTTGgagagaagagaaagattaATAGAAAAAAGCGTGGTCTTGAGACTGAAAAGATCAGGGTGGTGAAGAGCAAGAAGGagaaatccaagaagtctCTTAGGCAATAG
- a CDS encoding predicted protein has translation SITESSSLLGRFPYSLVMKVSTSEPRDVLQSERTTLTFIRFATSLFFTALGIILNFKLNSSGVDSDDPGSGTPEHRHGHFNVSTYSTIVSYILLILALATLVISGINYFITIQRYANHKIQVYSFNNITTVICVTCIIITLMVISISLIVQGYLEES, from the coding sequence TCCATTACAgaactgctgctgctattGGGAAGGTTCCCGTACAGTTTGGTTATGAAGGTGTCGACTTCTGAGCCACGTGATGTCCTCCAGCTGGAAAGAACCACTCTTACTTTCATCAGATTCGCAACCTCTCTATTCTTCACAGCATTGGGGATTATTCTTAATTTCAAGCTCAATTCTTCAGGTGTAGATTCAGATGATCCTGGTCTGGGGACTCCAGAACATCGGCATGGCCACTTCAACGTGTCCACGTATTCAACAATAGTGTCATATATCTTGCTTATACTTGCGTTAGCAACATTGGTCATAAGCGGAATCAACTACTTTATCACCATCCAAAGATACGCCAACCACAAGATACAGGTATACAGTTTCAATAACATCACCACTGTGATATGTGTCACCTGTATAATCATCACCTTGATGGTCATTAGTATAAGTTTGATCGTACAGGGATATTTGGAAGAATCATGA
- the BRF1 gene encoding Transcription factor IIIB 70 kDa subunit (TFIIIB) (B-related factor) (BRF) (go_component nucleus; transcription factor complex~go_funtion RNA polymerase II transcription factor activity~go_process regulation of transcription, DNA-dependent; transcription initiation from RNA polymerase II promoter): MSSKVKKCANCGHTAFTRDRFTNAGDISCLRCGTVMEENPIVSEVQFGESSSGAAMVQGAMVGADQARASYGGRQNAMESREQTLSNGKRKIRKIAHALKIADYIAESAGGWFKLALTQNFVQGRRSQNVLAACLYVACRKERTHHMLIDFSSRLQISVYSLGATFLKLVKALNIVKLPLADPSIFIQHFAEKLDFKEKATKVVKDAVKLAHQMSSDWIDAGRRPAGIAGACVLLAARMNNFRRTHSEIVAVAHVAEETLQKRLNEFKKTASGVLTVSQFRESEGTISSQPPSFTSNRDREDKLRIEVAVKEATLKRFKEYAEDNRFSDEPPDFSKIPADPEHNNASKMQRQQRLLRRDQLEKDTLLRTILSDCSFTVDTLTEELERIISKKKDELTGALYITPSDSKGVGQSEFAEKCEMNKPRNLVKNLPKTQDILAKVSSSTELNSDDDDEVVLESELTPEEASIKERIWTGLNHDFMVAQERKRLKQEADELTGNTSGTTRKKRARTAPEVVQEYGVKDALSVIGVDERTGEALTAAESAKIMLSKKSFSKKINYDRIDDLFSNSM, from the coding sequence ATGAGTTCCAAGGTCAAGAAATGTGCCAACTGCGGTCACACTGCCTTCACACGTGACCGGTTCACTAATGCCGGTGATATATCGTGCTTGCGATGCGGGACGGTGATGGAGGAGAATCCTATCGTGAGTGAGGTTCAATTCGGCGAATCATCCTCTGGTGCTGCCATGGTTCAAGGTGCAATGGTTGGCGCCGACCAGGCAAGAGCTTCGTACGGGGGAAGACAGAATGCGATGGAAAGTCGTGAACAGACATTGTCTAACGGGAAGAgaaaaatcagaaagatCGCTCATGCCTTGAAGATTGCAGACTATATTGCGGAATCGGCTGGAGGTTGGTTCAAATTGGCTCTTACCCAGAATTTTGTGCAAGGAAGAAGGTCACAGAATGTGCTAGCAGCCTGTTTGTATGTTGCTTGTAGAAAAGAGCGTACTCACCATATGTTGATAGATTTCAGTTCAAGATTACAGATCTCCGTGTATTCCTTAGGAGCGacgttcttgaagttggtgaaggCTCTCAACATTGTAAAATTGCCGTTAGCAGATCCTTCTATATTCATCCAGCATTTTGCCGAAAAGCTTGACTTCAAGGAAAAAGCCACCAAAGTGGTCAAAGATGCAGTAAAGTTGGCTCACCAGATGTCGAGCGATTGGATTGACGCTGGTCGTAGACCTGCTGGTATCGCAGGAGCGTGTGTTCTTTTGGCTGCGAGaatgaacaacttcagacGAACCCACTCGGAGATTGTAGCGGTAGCTCATGTTGCTGAAGAGACATTGCAGAAACGGTTGAatgaattcaagaagactGCTTCAGGTGTTTTGACTGTTAGTCAGTTCCGAGAATCTGAAGGAACCATATCGTCGCAGCCTCCTTCCTTTACTAGCAATCGTGATCGCGAGGACAAGTTGCGAATCGAAGTGGCAGTCAAAGAAGCCACGTTAAAGCGATTCAAAGAATATGCTGAAGATAACCGGTTCAGTGATGAGCCTCCagacttctccaaaatccCCGCAGATCCAGAACATAACAACGCTTCCAAGATGCAAAGACAGCAGCGGTTGTTGCGTCGGGACCAGTTAGAAAAGGATACGTTGTTGCGGACGATCTTGAGCGATTGTAGTTTCACAGTAGATACACTCactgaagagttggaaagaatcatcagcaagaagaaggacgaATTGACAGGAGCCTTGTATATAACTCCTAGTGACTCTAAGGGTGTTGGTCAGAGCGAATTTGCTGAGAAGTGTGAGATGAATAAACCTCGAAATCTCGTGAAAAACTTACCCAAGACCCAAGACATTTTGGCAAAAGTAtcgtcttctactgagttGAATCTggatgacgacgacgaagtGGTCTTGGAGAGTGAATtgactccagaagaagccTCTATTAAGGAAAGAATATGGACAGGTTTAAACCACGACTTTATGGTAGCTCAggagagaaagagattgaaaCAGGAGGCTGATGAGTTGACAGGGAACACATCAGGAACTACAAGAAAAAAGAGAGCTCGAACAGCACcagaagttgttcaagagtACGGAGTCAAGGATGCGTTATCTGTAATTGGAGTCGATGAAAGAACAGGCGAAGCACTTACAGCTGCTGAAAGTGCCAAGATCATGTTACTGAAGAAGTCGTTTTCTAAGAAGATCAACTACGATCGTATTGATGACTTGTTTTCGAATAGCATGTAA
- the SDA1 gene encoding Severe Depolymerization of Actin (required for normal organization of the actin cytoskeleton and passage through Start) produces the protein MGKKRRAAILPTNIILLQNVVRRDPESYYEEFLQQYSHYESLRDIFLMNPSVADKGTEFGELIGFVSAVCGCYPKETAGFPDELKTILLNNHRELSPDLREKIIQCLTMLRNKDVISAESLIQTIFPLLTAYSRANSTSGQHVKALRHQIYSTLIALLKSVNTGAKNQKINRSTQALLFNLLEQRDSQGLWATKLTRELWRRGIWDDPRTVEIMTQAALHPDVKVAVAGAKFFLGADKERDENFEENSSDEEGFDMSALRHKMSINKKTSKRGKKLEAAVKAVKKKSNNPKHSATYLNFSAIHLLRDPQGFAESLFTNHLSSKNSNRFDLDQKIMFMNLISRLIGTHKLTVLGIYSFFLKYLTPKQRNVTQIMASAAQASHDLVPPESISVVIRKIADEFVSDGVAAEVASAGINTIREILSRAPLAIDAALLQDLTEYKGSKSKAVMMAARSLISLYREVAPEMLQRKDRGKTASIELQHGDRSGAPQFGVESQIVTSIPGLELLAKWRKEQGLEGNDGEDDDANWEVASDDDASDIEGEWVTVESDKEYNVSDSEDEEEKNEDKEEEEDDDDGEEAEDGAMAELLSSRILTPADFAKLDELRTQAGVEKIMGVTQTNEEVVDSTSLVGKVKYKQLREERIAQAKEGKEDREKFGSRKGKRDAPHSTTNKDKARKKNFVMMIHKKSVQGKQKLSLRDRQKVLRAHIGKQKKKGY, from the exons ATGGGtaaaaagagaagagcTGCAATCTTGCCGACCAACATTATCCTTCTCCAGAATGTCGTTCGTAGAGATCCAGAATCGTACTATGAAGAGTTTCTCCAGCAGTACTCTCACTATGAATCGCTCAGAGATATCTTTTTGATGAACCCCAGTGTCGCTGATAAAGGCACTGAATTCGGCGAGTTGATTGGTTTTGTTTCGGCCGTATGTGGCTGTTATCCCAAAGAAACGGCTGGCTTTCCAGACGAGCTCAAGACGATTTTACTTAACAACCATCGTGAGCTTTCTCCAGATTTAAGAGAAAAGATCATCCAGTGCTTGACGATGTTGCGTAACAAAGATGTCATTTCCGCCGAGTCATTAATTCAGACCATTTTCCCACTCTTGACTGCATACTCCAGAGCAAATTCCACCAGTGGACAGCATGTCAAGGCTCTCAGACATCAGATCTATTCTACTTTGATAGCACTTCTTAAGTCTGTGAATACAGGCGcaaagaaccagaagatcAACCGTTCGACCCAGGCTTTgcttttcaatttgcttGAACAGAGAGATTCTCAAGGTTTGTGGGCAACCAAGTTGACCCGTGAGTTGTGGCGTAGAGGTATCTGGGACGATCCTCGTACTGTAGAAATCATGACCCAGGCTGCTTTGCATCCAGATGTCAAGGTCGCTGTGGCAGGAGCCAAATTCTTCTTAGGTGCCGACAAGGAAAGAGACGAAAACTTTGAAGAGAACTCTTCTGACGAAGAGGGTTTCGATATGAGCGCTTTGAGACACAAAATGCTGATTAacaagaagacttcaaaaagaggtaagaagttggaagctGCTGTCAAGGctgtcaagaagaagagtaacAACCCCAAACATTCAGCCACGTACTTGAATTTTTCTGCTATCCACTTATTGAGAGATCCACAAGGGTTTGCCGAGCTGCTTTTCACCAACCATTTAAGTAGTAAGAACTCTAACCGTTTTGATTTGGACCAGAAGATCATGttcatgaacttgatcTCTCGTTTGATCGGTACCCACAAGTTGACCGTCTTAGGTATCTActcgttcttcttgaagtacttgacGCCGAAGCAACGTAATGTGACCCAGATCATGGCATCGGCAGCACAGGCTTCGCATGACTTGGTACCCCCAGAATCCATATCCGTTGTTATTCGTAAGATTGCTGACGAGTTCGTCAGTGATGGTGTGGCTGCCGAGGTTGCTTCTGCTGGTATCAACACCATAAGAGAGATCTTATCGAGAGCTCCGTTGGCAATCGATGCTGCTCTTTTGCAGGATTTGACAGAGTACAAGGGCTCTAAGTCTAAAGCAGTGATGATGGCTGCAAGATCGTTGATCTCGTTGTATAGAGAAGTAGCACCTGAGATGTTACAGCGTAAGGACAGAGGTAAGACTGCCAGTATTGAATTGCAACACGGTGATAGATCTGGCGCTCCTCAGTTTGGTGTGGAAAGTCAAATTGTCACTTCTATTCCTGGCTTAGAGTTATTAGCCAAGTGGAGAAAGGAACAAGGATTAGAAGGCAATGAtggtgaagatgatgatgcCAACTGGGAAGTTGCTTCAGACGATGACGCTAGTGACATAGAAGGTGAATGGGTGACTGTAGAATCTGACAAAGAGTATAATGTCAGTGACtcagaagacgaagaagaaaagaatgaagacaaagaagaagaagaagatgatgatgatggagaagaagccGAAGACGGA GCTATGGCCGAATTGCTTTCTAGTAGAATTTTGACTCCAGCCGATTTCGCCAAGTTGGACGAGTTACGTACGCAGGCTGGTGTAGAAAAGATCATGGGAGTGACACAGACCAACGAAGAAGTGGTTGATTCTACATCTTTGGTTGGTAAGGTCAAGTACAAGCAATTACgtgaagaaagaattgctCAAGCTAAGGAAGGTAAGGAAGATAGAGAAAAGTTTGGTTCAAGAAAGGGTAAGAGAGATGCCCCTCATTCGACCACCAACAAGGATAAGgccagaaagaagaatttcgTCATGATGATCCACAAGAAATCGGTTCAAGGCAAGCAGAAGTTGTCGTTGAGAGACAGACAGAAGGTTTTGAGAGCACACATCGGCaagcagaaaaagaagggATATTGA
- the HMO1 gene encoding high mobility group-like protein (go_process regulation of transcription, DNA-dependent) encodes MSESFKNAKDSLVASLFELSKSAQDAANATVNFYKLASEEVDDDLIATAAAAAAAVSSVEIPTVPSVGKAKVTKAEKPRKKKVEKDPNAPKKPLTIYFAFSFHTRKSIKDDRERKGLPALSAIDMNEIVKQKWESITPEEKEIWQKKYANELNEYQKEKEKYRLSKEDKPNQVAAVAAEVARAFEPTVDIPLLSSVDAPKKKEKKRKSEKSDKKIEKKSKKDKIVQPIQLQH; translated from the exons ATGTCTGAATCCTTCAAGAACGCCAAGGACCTGCTCGTAGCCTCATTATTCGAGTTGTCCAAATCTGCCCAAGATGCCGCCAATGCTACCGTCAACTTCTACAAGCTCGCCAGCGAAGAGG TCGACGACGATCTCATCGCTACTGCTGccgctgctgctgccgcAGTTTCCTCGGTAGAGATCCCCACCGTTCCCTCAGTCGGAAAGGCTAAGGTCACCAAGGCTGAAAAGcccagaaagaagaaggtggaAAAAGACCCCAATGCTCCAAAGAAGCCTTTGACTATCTACTTTGCCTTTTCCTTCCATACAAGAAAACTGATCAAGGAtgacagagaaagaaaaggcTTGCCAGCTTTGTCTGCTATCGACATGAACGAAATTGTCAAGCAGAAATGGGAATCCATtactccagaagaaaaggaaatcTGGCAAAAGAAGTACGCCAATGAGTTGAATGAATaccaaaaggaaaaggaaaaatACAGACTctccaaagaagacaaacCAAATCAAGTAGCAGCTGTTGCAGCAGAAGTTGCCCGTGCTTTTGAACCTACAGTGGACATTCCTCTCTTGTCTCTGGTGGATGCTcctaagaagaaggagaagaagagaaagtctgaaaaatctgacAAGAAGATCGAaaagaagtcgaagaagGATAAGATTGTCCAGCCTATCCAATTGCAGCATTAA
- the MCT1 gene encoding Malonyl CoA-acyl carrier protein transacylase (MCT) (Malonyl CoA-acyl carrier protein transacylase (MCT) (bacterial)~go_funtion transferase activity~go_process metabolism), with the protein MSLSFRRGVHTRKFALALPGQGIVRSGFLAPYKKYQHHFQQHLEIVDEALGEKFSENLFNESESFSRQWLLKTSNAQPAILTTTYAILEIIKRELYIDLAARASFLLGHSLGEYTALAVAGIIDLPTAVRLVRKRALLMEEVVASEREKNIAKHTDTLMIRPTSFDTVIVRARQKGILANVNSRQQIVVSGQLQLLQSFVAEINSDTKLVLRAVKLPVEIPFHNELLQPVVQPLRDEIYSHKVREQRVPIISNLTGKPSYDHHGTIANTLEANYRPVQWVDSLEYLVGAGVSTVVNVGPGEVLQGLNSKFAVDNISVDMPESFEKVREFFSIQE; encoded by the exons ATGTCGCTATCATTTCGTCGTGGAGTCCATACTCGCAAATTTGCCCTCGCCTTGCCCGGCCAAGGAATCGTCAGAAGCGGGTTTCTTGCTCCCTACAAAAAGTACCAGCACCATTTCCAACAGCATTTagagattgttgatgagGCTCTTGGAGAAAAGTTTAGTGAGAATCTCTTTAACGAGTCAGAGAGCTTCTCGCGCCAATGGCTTCTTAAAACATCCAACGCCCAGCCGGCGATCCTCACAACGACTTATGCCATCCTTGAGATCATCAAACGAGAGTTGTACATTGATCTTGCTGCTAGAGCCAGCTTTTTATTGGGCCATTCTCTCGGCGAGTACACTGCATTAGCTGTAGCGGGAATTATTGATTTGCCCACAGCAGTGAGGTTAGTGCGGAAAAGAGCTTTGCTAATGGAAGAAGTAGTCGCTAGCGAGCGCGAAAAAAATATCGCGAAACACACCGACA CATTGATGATCCGCCCAACTCTGTTTGATACTGTAATTGTGCGGGCTCGTCAGAAGGGAATTCTCGCGAACGTCAATTCTCGCCAGCAGATTGTGGTGTCTGGCCAGTTGcaacttttgcaactgTTTGTAGCGGAAATTAATAGCGATACGAAATTAGTACTACGGGCAGTCAAATTGCCCGTAGAGATCCCCTTTCACAACGAGTTACTCCAGCCGGTGGTGCAGCCGCTTCGAGATGAGATCTATAGCCACAAAGTGCGGGAGCAGCGTGTTCCCATAATACTGAATCTAACGGGAAAGCCGTCGTACGACCATCACGGGACCATAGCCAATACGCTAGAAGCAAATTACAGACCCGTTCAATGGGTGGACTCGCTAGAATATTTAGTGGGCGCTGGTGTCTCTACAGTGGTAAATGTGGGGCCGGGTGAGGTTCTCCAGGGACTCAATCTGAAGTTTGCGGTGGACAATATTAGCGTAGATATGCCTGAGAGTTTCGAGAAGGTGCGAGAGTTCTTCAGCATTCAAGAGTAA
- the ADE3 gene encoding tetrahydrofolate synthase (methylenetetrahydrofolate dehydrogenase (NADP+) / methenyltetrahydrofolate cyclohydrolase / formate--tetrahydrofolate ligase~go_funtion catalytic activity; formate-tetrahydrofolate ligase activity; ATP binding~go_process folic acid and derivative biosynthesis), with the protein MVAQLIDGKAIALQLRTGIHDEIAQIQQKHSDFKPNLTIIQVGDRQDSSTYVRMKLKAAEEASIDCHIIKLAADISEFELLNEITRLNNSLDVDGILVQLPLPAHIDETKVTNAVLADKDVDGFGPFNVGELSKKGGQPLFLPCTPKGIMELLDVSGVTVEGANAVVLGRSDIVGKPIARLLTKANATVTTLHSKTPQAQIELFLSQADIVIAAIGQPQFVQGSWLKEGAVVIDVGTNFIPDATKKSGSRMVGDVDFESASQKASLITPVPGGVGPMTVATLLENVILAARRHYAKNNETPKFTEPLTLHLQKPVPSDFEISRAQQPKKITQVADEAGILESEVEPFGAYKAKVSLDILKRLHNKVNGKYVLVTGITPTPLGEGKSTTTVGLAQALGAHLKKNVFANVRQPSMGPTFGIKGGAAGGGYSQVIPMDEFNMHVTGDIHAITMANNLLAAAIDTRMFHESTQKDGPLYKRLVPAKKGVRKFTNSMLRRLNKLGIDKTDPDSLTPEEVTRFARLDIDPETITWRRVVDCNDRFLRGITIGQAPTEKGFTRETGFDITVASECMAILALSNSLEDMRERLGKMVIASNRAGEPVTAEDIGCAGALTALLKDAIKPNIMQTLEGTPVFVHAGPFANISIGASSILADKMALKLAGTSPDLSAEERQQQEGYVVTEAGFDFTMGGERFINIKCRSSGLVPDVIVIVATVRALKVHGGGPEVKAGAPLAAEYTQENTELLRAGCSNLGKHISNARSYGLPVVVAINKMSSDSEAEHAIIREEALKAGAVDAIVSNHWEEGGQGAVDLANGVISAANLPERNFKFLYDTEPSVEEKIATIAREMYGAGEVEFSPEAQKKIDLYTKQGFGNLPICIAKTQYSLSHDAALKGVPTGFTFPIRDVRASIGAGYLYALAAEIQTIPGLPTHCGFMNVEVNEDGEIDGLF; encoded by the coding sequence ATGGTCGCCCAATTGATCGACGGAAAGGCAATCGCTCTCCAGTTGCGTACTGGCATCCACGATGAAATCGCCCAGATCCAGCAGAAACACTCCGACTTCAAGCCCAACTTGACTATTATCCAGGTGGGTGACAGACAAGACTCCTCGACTTATGTCagaatgaagttgaaggccGCTGAAGAGGCCAGCATCGACTGCCATatcatcaagttggcaGCCGACATCTCCGAGTTTGAGCTTCTCAACGAAATCACCAGACTCAACAACAGTCTCGATGTTGATGGGATCTTGGTCCAGTTACCCTTGCCAGCCCATATCGACGAAACAAAGGTCACCAACGCCGTTTTGGCCGACAAAGATGTCGACGGCTTTGGTCCCTTCAATGTAGGCGAATTGTCCAAGAAGGGAGGTCAGCCATTATTCTTGCCATGTACTCCCAAGGGTATCatggaattgttggacGTCTCTGGTGTCACTGTAGAAGGAGCCAACGCTGTAGTCCTCGGCAGATCCGATATCGTCGGCAAGCCTATTGCCAGATTGTTGACTAAGGCCAACGCTACCGTTACCACGTTGCACTCCAAGACTCCTCAAGCCCAGATCgagttgttcttgtcgCAAGCCGATATCGTAATCGCTGCCATCGGCCAGCCCCAGTTCGTACAGGGCCTGTGGTTGAAGGAAGGTGCCGTTGTTATTGACGTCGGCACTAACTTTATTCCTGATGCCACTAAAAAGTCTGGCTCCAGAATGGTCGGTGACGTAGACTTCGAGTCCGCTTCCCAGAAAGCATCCTTGATCACTCCTGTTCCAGGCGGTGTTGGCCCAATGACTGTTGCCacattgttggaaaacgTCATTCTTGCTGCCAGACGTCACTATGCCAAAAACAACGAAACTCCCAAGTTCACTGAACCTTTGACGTTGCACTTGCAAAAGCCAGTTCCTTCGGATTTTGAGATCTCCAGAGCTCAACAGCCCAAGAAGATCACGCAGGTCGCTGACGAAGCCGGAATCTTAGAAAGCGAAGTTGAACCATTTGGTGCCTACAAAGCTAAGGTGTCTTTAGATATCTTGAAACGTTTGCACAACAAGGTCAACGGTAAATATGTCTTGGTCACTGGTATCACTCCTACACCTTTGGGTGAAGGTAAGTCTACCACCACTGTAGGTTTGGCTCAAGCTTTAGGTGCacatttgaagaagaacgtCTTTGCTAACGTCAGACAGCCATCTATGGGACCTACTTTTGGTATCAAGGGTGGAGCTGCTGGTGGAGGGTACTCCCAGGTGATTCCTATGGACGAATTCAACATGCACGTGACTGGAGATATTCATGCTATCACCATGGCTaacaacttgttggcaGCTGCTATTGACACGAGAATGTTCCATGAATCCACTCAGAAGGACGGACCCTTGTACAAGAGACTTGTTCCTGCTAAGAAGGGTGTGAGAAAGTTCACCAATTCCATGTTGAGAagattgaacaaattgGGCATCGACAAGACCGATCCAGACTCGCTTACACCTGAAGAGGTTACCCGTTTCGCCAGATTGGATattgatccagaaactaTCACCTGGAGAAGAGTTGTGGACTGTAACGACAGATTCTTAAGAGGAATTACTATTGGTCAGGCTCCTACAGAGAAAGGTTTCACTAGAGAAACTGGTTTCGACATCACTGTTGCATCTGAGTGTATGGCTATTTTGGCCTTGTCTAACTCCTTGGAAGACATGCGTGAAAGATTGGGGAAGATGGTAATTGCTTCCAACAGAGCTGGTGAGCCAGTTACAGCTGAAGATATTGGATGTGCTGGTGCCCTTACTgctttgttgaaggatgCTATTAAGCCCAACATCATGCAAACCTTGGAAGGAACACCAGTGTTTGTTCATGCTGGTCCTTTTGCCAACATCTCCATTGGTGCCTCTTCTATTCTTGCTGACAAGATGGCGCTCAAGTTGGCTGGAACGTCCCCTGATTTGtctgctgaagaaagacAGCAGCAGGAAGGGTATGTTGTAACAGAAGCTGGTTTTGACTTCACTATGGGTGGAGAAAgattcatcaacatcaagtGTCGTTCTTCCGGCTTGGTTCCTGACGTCATCGTCATTGTAGCCACTGTTCGTGCCTTGAAGGTTCACGGTGGTGGCCCAGAAGTCAAGGCTGGAGCACCTTTGGCTGCTGAGTACACCCAGGAAAACACTGAGTTGTTGAGAGCCGGTTGTTCCAATTTAGGCAAGCACATCAGCAACGCTCGTTCGTATGGTCTTCCTGTCGTTGTAGCAATTAACAAGATGTCTTCAGACTCAGAAGCTGAACATGCCATCATCAGAGAAGAAGCCCTCAAGGCAGGCGCTGTTGATGCCATTGTTTCTAACCACTGGGAAGAAGGTGGTCAGGGAGCTGTAGATCTCGCCAACGGTGTTATTTCTGCTGCCAACTTGCCTGAGagaaacttcaagttcCTCTACGACACCGAGCCTTctgtggaagaaaaaaTCGCCACCATTGCCAGGGAAATGTACGGTGCTGGAGAAGTCGAGTTCCTGCCCGAAGCccaaaagaagattgactTATACACCAAGCAGGGCTTCGGCAACTTACCAATCTGTATTGCCAAGACCCAGTACTCGTTATCGCACGATGCTGCACTCAAGGGTGTTCCTACTGGATTCACGTTCCCTATTCGTGACGTGAGAGCCTCTATCGGTGCCGGCTACTTGTATGCCTTGGCTGCTGAAATCCAGACCATTCCAGGTTTGCCAACCCACTGTGGGTTCATGAATGTGGAAGTCAACGAAGACGGCGAGATTGACGGTTTGTTCTAA